One Serratia liquefaciens genomic window, GTCGCGCCAGCTGATTGATCTGGCCAAGCTGGAGTCGGAAGACTTTCCGCTGAAGATTGAGGCGGTAGATATCTACGCTGAAATCAGCAAATGCATTGCCCAGCACGTACCCTATGCGATGGAAAAGAACGTTGAGCTTTCGCTGGAAGGCAGTGAAAACGTGATTATCGATACCGATCGTCATTCGCTGATCACCATCTTTACCAACCTGCTGGAAAACGCCATCAAATACGCCCCGCCCGGCGGCAGGATCGAAGCCAATATCCGCTCGTTGTCCCCCCTGGGCTGCTATATTACCCTGCGTGACAATGGCCCTGGCGTTAGCCGGGAATACCAAAAGCGCCTGTTCGAGCGTTTTTACCGCGTGCCTGGCGTTCAGCAGACAGGCAGCGGTCTGGGACTGGCCATTGCCAAAAACCTGGCCGATAAGATCGGTGCGCAGCTACGGATCACCGAAGGGCTTGATGAACGCGGCATCGGATTTGTCATCGACCTGCCGGAAAATTACCTGATACCGACGGAGAACTAACCCGCCATGACCGTCCCCATTTTGCTGCAGCAACACCAGCTTGATGCCCTGTGGCAGATCGACCGCAGTGAAATTATCGATACCCTCTATCGTCTGCAAGACGGAGAGCTGCGGCCTTATGCCGACTATTACGATGTACGCGGCTGGGATCCGCACGATCGGGAAACCTATACGCCGATCCATGAACAATGCTTTGCCCGCGGTGGCTCGTTTTTCGCTCTGTCAGATCAAGATAAAATTGTTGCCGCGGCGGTGGTAGATACCTTGCCGCGCGGCCCGCAACAGGACTTGCTCCAACTGCTTTTTTTCTACGTCGGTGCCGCCCAGCGCGGTAAAGGACTGGGTAAGATCCTGTTCAACCACTGTCTGCAGCAGGCTGCAAAAGAGGGCGCGCTGGGGTTGTACGTATCTTCTATCCCCAATAAAAACACCGTGGATTTCTACCTGTCGCAGGGCTGCCGCTTGATTGATCAGCCTGATGACGAGCTGTTCGCCCGCGAGCCGGAAGATATCCACCTGGTTTGCTATTGCCGGTAGCCGCCTATTGGGCAATTCGGATCACCGAACGCACGTCGCTTTTCTTGTTCAGATCCCAGACTTCGGCGATCTCTGATAAGCCATGCTCCTGAGTTTCAACCGAAATTTGCCCTGCTGCCGCCAAGACCAGGATTTCACTGGCATACCTTTGCATCTCGGCTATCGGCGGGAAGTTGCCGGTGCCGCTGCCCATGATCTGCAGTTGATTGCTGCGCAGCACCGCCGCCGGCAGGCGGATATCCGGCCCGGCCATCGACCCGACGTTCACCAAACGTATGCCGCGCCCACCGGCGTAGGAAGACAGATCATGGTTGCTAAGCGTCGCAAGCAAGGCTTCGGTCGCGGCACCCCAGATATAGTCGACAATCACCTGATAGCCATGCGGCCCCGCTGCGGCGGCGAAAGCCTGCGTCAATGCAGCCCCTTCCAGCCCAAGATCGACCGTAGCATCAACGTCCAGCGCATCCAGCACGCTCTGACGGCGACCGGCGGCGACAATTCGCCCCGCTCCCGCCTGACGTGCGGCCGCTACCGCCAGCTTACCTGAGGTCCCGGTAGCCCCGATAATCAGCACCGTTTCACCCGCCTGCAACTCGGCACGCCAGTGCAGTGGCAACCAGGCAGCGAATGCCGGGTTAATCAATGCGGCGGCCGTCGCGTCATCCACACCTTTCGGTACCGGTACCGTCCAGGAGGCGAGAGTTCGTTCTGCCAGCGCACCGTGCGGTTGCCGGAAGGAGGCAAAATAGACCCGTTGACCGTCCGGCGCATAGCCAACGCCATCGGTGCCGGGTACGATCGGCAAGCTTTTCGGGCTTGAGTAATGCGTTCCGGCTACTATGGCGCGATCCAATTGCTTGATGCCCGCCACGCTCACCGCGATTAGCGTTTCCCCTTCCCGCGCTACCGGCTCATCCACATTACCGAGTACCGGGGCCTGCCCCAATGCGTTTACGGTTGCTGCTCTCATTTTGGATCCTCATGTCATTTAGGTTGCCCTGCTGCGACAATAAAAAAGGGACAGGGCATCATGCCGTGTCCCCTGATAATACATCTAGCCGAAAAGTGTTATTGATATTCGCTCAGCGGTAATCCGATTAAAAAATCAGAAACGCCAGGTCACGGCAACGTTGCCCTCTAACGAATGGCTGCCCTTGCGTAACAGTTCACTGGAAACGCCGGCGCCCAAAGAGACGGCCTGGTTTAGCTGATACTGCACACCGGCCTGCGCGGCCAACGCATCGCGCCCGGCCAAGGTGCTTTCGCTATCAAAAGCTGAGGCGTTATAGCCCACAAACTGAGCACGCTGACTCAGCTTGTTGTTTAACAACTCATGTTGCCAGCCAAGGCGCAGAGTGGCGGACAGCGCCTGTGAGCCCTGCAATGGCTGCCGATACAGCGCTTCCACACCCAGCGTGCTTTGCAGCGAATCGGCATAACGTCCCTTAATCTGCAGCGACGGCGCGTTACCCAAACCGGACTCCTGGATCGTGCGATGGGTGGTCGCGGTATAGTCCAGCGCTGCCACCGGGCCGAGGCTAAATGCCTCGGTTAACGCAAAATGATAGCCACCGCCCAAGGTTAGTGAACCGTTCCAGGCCGTCCAGTCGCTCTTGCGGGTGCCGCTTATGCCGGCCACATCAAACTGGCGCTTCATCTGATTTTCCTCCGCCCCTAGGCGTCCCAGACCATAGGCAAACGGCCCAACCATGGCATCCTGTGCGTAGTTGAACTGCAAGCCAACATCAAAGGAGGTGCTGTGCGTGCGCGCTCGATCGGCGCTTTTGGCGTTGACCGTTTGCCCGCCGACCGCCGCGTGGAAACCGGTGGTCAGGCCCGGTACCAGCCAGTTACGTTTCTCGGCACCGAACAACACGCCATAACGCGATGCGTTGTAACCGGCGATTGTGCCCGTATTGTTTTGCCAGTTACCGCCGCCGTACGGCAGGGCAAAACTGATCCAATCTTGCTCGTCGCTCGTTGGTGCCAACGTCAAATTGCGCTCCGGTGCGGTCAAGGCACGGGTTAACTGGCGTTCGCGGTCGAATGAGGTCTGAATCAGGCTGTTATAAGCCGACGGCTCCAGCTGCGCCAACGCGCTGTTCACCTGTCGGCCTTCGGGGCTGGAGAAATCCAGCGCGGTCAGTAACGGCCGCAGGTCGTTTCCCGCCGTCGCCGCAGCCCGGGCTAACGCCAGACCCACATTTCGTTCATTCGCATTCTGTGCATATTGGCTGTAGGCCGATACGCCACGGCTCGCGCTGATTTGGTATTGTCCGGCTGCCAACGGAGTAACATGGAAGCTCAGCGTCGGTGATGCCGTCTGAACGCCGAGCTGCTCGAATTCACCGCTGACCTGGCCCAATCGCAACAGAGAAGCGCTGTTCATCTGCCAGCCTGAGGCATACCAGCCTTTTACCGGCATCAACGTCAGGGTTCCGCTTAAGCTGGATTTACCGCTAATTTGTACCCGATCGCCCTGCCCTTGGCCGTCGAACATCAATTGCAAGTGCCCCTGTGGCCCCTGGGAATAATTACCGTCGATCGACAACTGGCCAAAGGGCCCCCCGGCGGTAAGCAAGCCGTTATTGGTGAACAGCCCGGCATCCGACAGCGCGTAGCGGCTATTACCCGCCAATTGGGCACCCGGCTGGATATCCACGCTATAGACCTGATGGTTACCGTTCAGGGTGGTTTTCCCGCCTTCGGCCACCAGCGCCAGGTTTTCCTTACCCCGAATGTTGCCGTTATAGGTGAAATCAAAACCGTTATCCGCCACCGCAGTGACCTGCCCCTGCGCATCTGGCTGCAGGCCGAAGGTCAAGCGAGTCAGACGTGCCTGATTATTTCCATCCCGTTGTGCATAATCGGAAATGATATCGCCCTGAATGTCAGCGCCGCGCATCACGTTAATGGCACCGGCCAATGCATTCACTGACTGGTAGATAGCCGCTTTGGCTCCTTTTAACGAGCCGGTAATATCGAAATTGGACACCAGCGGCGCAGCCCGATATTGGGACAGATCGACGCCCGCCCACTGCCAGATATACGAACCACGGTATTCAGTTTCGTTACCCAGCAGGTTGTTGCCGAAATCCAGCCTTGCGGCGACGCCTTCTTTACCGTTCGCTTCCAGGCTGCCGCGTTGAAGGATATTGTGGCTATCGCCGTATGCCACCAATAAACCGGTGCCGTAATCGCCGTTAGCCTGAACCCGGACGCCGGGTGCAATGCTGAGCGTATTCCCCGCGCCATCTATCCTGATACCCGCAGCGGCAACGCCATCCGCCATGATGTCGGCGCGCTGTTCGACCCGGTTGTTACTGCCGTAGATGTGCAACCCGACTCCCCGTGCTGCGGTATTGGCCTGGCCGTCGAGATACGCAGTGCCAGCCGCGTTGCGTGCAAAATATCCCTGATGGTTGATTACTTCCAGGCCGCTGCCGTAAATCGAGCGGCCAAAGAAGTTACGGCGATCGATGTCATACCCCATGTCCTGCAGCAGCGCTAACTCAGTTTCCATCATGGTGGTGTAATTACGGTAGTTTTGATGGCTCATCAGGCTGCGATCGAGCTCAATGTGCGACATGTAATCATCGTCCAGATCGCCCAGCACATCGAGAATACGTACCGGGACACCCGGCATGGCACCGTCCAACACCTCTTTGACGTGGCTGCCGGCGAAATAGCCGCGATCTTTGCGCACATCAAAGGCAGAAGGATCGTCCGGCCCCTCACACTTATTGCACAAGATAGCCTGCCCCGGCTGCGCCGGATTGCCATTGTCATCAAACAGGTGCGAACTCCAGCTGCCAAACGTCGGGCCAAATTGGGTCACACCATCCGTTACACCGGCTGTGGCGCTAATCCCCAAGGCATGGGCTATTTCATGAAAAAGGGTGACTTCCAGATCGGTACGGTGATCGGTGGGGATCAGTGCCGGCGAAGCCTGGCCAGGGGTAAAATCCATTTTCCCGATCCTGACGACGGCGTGGGCACCGTTGTCCAACTCGCCGGCATCCTGGCCCTGCAACACCGCCTGAAGCTGGGTCAGGCTAAATTCCGCATCGCTGACGTCAGGGCTCAACGCACCGGCCCCCTCATCGTCATAGGTGCCGATGTTAATCACGCCCGGCAATCGGCCCGGCGCAGGCTTGATAATATCGGCCCAGCGTTGCGCGGCGCTGATCACCTGAGCCTTTTGCGCATCATCCAATGCCCAAGAGGCATGCTGGGGGACCCCCTCCTCATTAAAGTAGCTGTCGTCGGCCGGACCGTAGAAATTCAGTTTAAACACCGTTTGACCGCTGTTATTTCGAACCTCGTAGCTCTCGACCGCCTGCGCGGAACAGAGAGGTAAAGCCGCAATGATTGCGATAGCCAACCTTTTCATCGTGCACTCCTTGTCAATGGATCGTCCCTGCAAAATAGTTTGCTGATGACAATTTAGACGTGTGGATGTAAACGCAAATTAAACCGGAGAGAGTCTTAAAAAATAAGGGAGGCAAAGCGCGGGGAAATAAAAAATTGCTAATTAATCAAATGAATCAGTAAGAAAACTCTCAGAGATTAGCCATAAAAAAAGCAGCGCATAATGCGCTGCTTCAAAAGGTAAACCTGCACGAATAAGCTTATTCGTAGTCGCTCATTGGCACGCAGGAACAGAACAGGTTACGATCGCCGTACACGTCATCCAGACGCTTCACGCTCGGCCAGTATTTGTTCTCACGCACGCCGGCAATCGGGAACACCGCCAGCTCACGGCTGTAGGCATGCTGCCAGTCGCTGACCAGCTCCGCCTGCACGTGGGGCGCGTTCACCAGCGGGTTATCTTCCAATGGCCATTCGCCTTTTGCCACCCGATCAATCTCGCCGCGGATCGCCAGCATCGCATCGATAAAGCGATCCAGCTCGACCTTGCTTTCCGACTCGGTTGGCTCAACCATCAGCGTACCCGCCACCGGGAACGACATGGTCGGCGCATGGAAGCCGTAGTCGATCAGACGTTTGGCGATGTCCATTTCGCTGATGCCGGTTTCTTCCTTCAGCGGACGAATATCGAGAATACATTCATGCGCTACGCGGTGATCGCGACCGGTATACAGCACTGGGTAAGCGTCCTTCAAACGGGTCGCAATGTAGTTGGCATTAAGGATTGCCACCTGGCTGGCCTGCTTCAAGCCTTCCGCACCCATCATGCGGATGTACATCCAGCTGATTGGCAGGATAGAAGCGCTGCCGAACGGCGCAGCGGAGACTGCGCCCTGCTGGGTGGTCACACCGTCGATCTGCACCACGCTATGGCCTGGAACGAACGGGGCAAGGTGGGATTTCACGCCGATAGGGCCCATGCCTGGGCCACCGCCGCCGTGAGGGATACAGAAGGTTTTATGCAGGTTAAGGTGCGAAACGTCCGCCCCGATATAACCCGGGGTGGTGATCCCCACCTGAGCATTCATGTTGGCGCCGTCGAGATAGACCTGGCCACCGAACTGATGAACGATCTGGCACACTTCACGAATAGTTTCTTCGTACACGCCGTGGGTCGACGGGTAGGTCACCATGATGCAGGACAGTTCTTCACCCGCCTGTTCTGCCTTGACGCGCAGATCATGCAGATCGATGTTGCCGTTCTTGTCGCAGGCCACCACCACCACGCTCATGCCCGCCATTTGCGCGGAAGCGGGGTTGGTGCCGTGCGCAGAGCTTGGGATCAGGCAAATATGACGGCCCGCTTCATTGCGGCTTTCATGGTAACGACGGATCGCCAGCAAACCGGCGTATTCGCCCTGAGCACCGGAGTTAGGCTGCATGCAAACTGCGTCATAACCGGTCAGTTGCACTAACCACTGCGACAGTTGGCCGATCATTTGCTGGTAACCTGCCGCCTGCTCTGGCGGACAGAATGGGTGCAGTTCGGAGAATTCAGGCCAGGTAATCGGGATCATTTCCGCCGCGGCATTGAGCTTCATGGTGCAGGAGCCCAGCGGGATCATCGCCTGGTTGAGCGCCAGATCCTTGCGTTCCAGACGGTGCATGTAGCGCATCATCTCGGTTTCGCTGTGATAACGATTAAATACCGGGTGAGTCAGGATCGGATCCTTGCGCAGCATGGCAGCCGGGATCGACTGGCTGTTTTTGCTCACGGCAGCGTCCAGCGCGTCGATGTCCAGACCATGGTCGTCGCCCGCCAGCAAGGCAAACAGCGTCTGTACGTCTTCACGGGAGGTGGCTTCGTCCAGCGTAATGCCCACGGCACCGTGAATGTCGGTACGCAAGTTGATGCCGAAGCTCAATGCACGTTCCAGTACGGCAGCCTTGTCCTTCACTTCGACCGTCAGGGTGTCGAACCATGTTTTATGGCGCAATGTCAGCCCGGCTTGTTGCAGCCCGGCGGCCAGAATGTCGGTCAGACGATGGATGCGCCCGGCGATGCGTTGCAGGCCCTGCGGGCCATGGTACACCGCATACAGGCTGGCAATGTTGGCCAGCAGTACCTGCGAGGTACAGATATTCGAGTTGGCTTTTTCGCGGCGGATATGTTGTTCACGGGTTTGCATCGCCATGCGCAGCGCGGTGTTGCCTGCGGCATCGCGGGAAACGCCAATGATACGGCCCGGCATCGAGCGTTTGAACTCGTCGCGACAGGCAAAGAAGGCAGCATGTGGCCCGCCGTAGCCCATCGGCACGCCGAAGCGCTGTGCAGAACCGAACACCACATCGGCGCCCTGTTTGCCCGGTGCGGTCAGCAGCACCAACGCCATAATGTCGGCCGCCACGCTGGTGCCGATTTTACGGTTCTTCAATTCGGCCAGCAGCGCGCTGTAGTCGTGCAGTTCACCGGTGGTGCCTACCTGTTGCAGCAGCACGCCGAACACGCCTTGCAGCTCCAGCACTTTCTCGGCTTTATCCACGATCACTTCGAAACCGAAGGTTTCGGCGCGGGTACGCACCACGTCCAGCGTCTGAGGATGTACGTCATCAGCCACGAAGAAGCGGTTGGCGTCTTTCAGCTTGCTGGCGCGTTTGGCCAGCGCCATCGCTTCGGCCGCCGCAGTGGCTTCGTCCAACAGCGAGGCGGATGCCAGATCCAAACCGGTCAAATCCAGGGTCAGGGTTTGGAAGTTCAACAGCGCCTCAAGACGGCCCTGCGACACTTCCGGCTGATACGGGGTATAAGCGGTGTACCAACCTGGGTTTTCCAGCATGTTGCGCAGGATCACTGGCGGCGTCAGCACCGCGCTGTAACCCATACCGATATAGGATTTGTAGCGCTGATTCTGCGAGGCAATCGCCTTCAGTTCGGCCAGCGCCTGATGTTCAGTTGCCGCATCGCCCACCGGCGGCGGCGCAGGCAGTTGAATGTCTGCCGGCACAATCTGTTGGATCAGCGCGCTGAGCGAGCGTGCGCCCACCGCTTCCAGCAACTGCTGCTGTTGTTCTGCAGAAGAGCCGATGTGGCGTTCGATGAACGCTTCGCTGTGTTCAAGTTGGCTGAGTGTCTGAGTCATTGCTACAAATTCCTGAATTCTGGCGTGGTACGGGATATAGCCTGAACTAAAACGCCCCGGCCGAAAGGCCTGGGGCGTTGCATGGATTACTCGTCGATAGAAGCCTGATAAGCAGCGGCGTCCAGCAGGCTCGCCAGCTCGCCTTCGTCTGAGGCTTTAATCTGGAACAGGAAGCCGTCACCGTAAGGTTCGCTGTTGACCAGCTCCGGGGAGCCTTCCAACTCGCTATTCACCGCCACGATTTCGCCGCTGATTGGCGCGTAAATGTCCGATGCCGCCTTGACGGATTCCGCCACGGCGCAATCTTCACCGGCGGCGACTTTGCGGCCCACTTCTGGCAGATCGACA contains:
- the gcvH gene encoding glycine cleavage system protein GcvH; translated protein: MSNVPTELKYASSHEWVRSEGNGVYTVGITEHAQELLGDMVFVDLPEVGRKVAAGEDCAVAESVKAASDIYAPISGEIVAVNSELEGSPELVNSEPYGDGFLFQIKASDEGELASLLDAAAYQASIDE
- a CDS encoding zinc-binding alcohol dehydrogenase family protein, which produces MRAATVNALGQAPVLGNVDEPVAREGETLIAVSVAGIKQLDRAIVAGTHYSSPKSLPIVPGTDGVGYAPDGQRVYFASFRQPHGALAERTLASWTVPVPKGVDDATAAALINPAFAAWLPLHWRAELQAGETVLIIGATGTSGKLAVAAARQAGAGRIVAAGRRQSVLDALDVDATVDLGLEGAALTQAFAAAAGPHGYQVIVDYIWGAATEALLATLSNHDLSSYAGGRGIRLVNVGSMAGPDIRLPAAVLRSNQLQIMGSGTGNFPPIAEMQRYASEILVLAAAGQISVETQEHGLSEIAEVWDLNKKSDVRSVIRIAQ
- the gcvP gene encoding aminomethyl-transferring glycine dehydrogenase encodes the protein MTQTLSQLEHSEAFIERHIGSSAEQQQQLLEAVGARSLSALIQQIVPADIQLPAPPPVGDAATEHQALAELKAIASQNQRYKSYIGMGYSAVLTPPVILRNMLENPGWYTAYTPYQPEVSQGRLEALLNFQTLTLDLTGLDLASASLLDEATAAAEAMALAKRASKLKDANRFFVADDVHPQTLDVVRTRAETFGFEVIVDKAEKVLELQGVFGVLLQQVGTTGELHDYSALLAELKNRKIGTSVAADIMALVLLTAPGKQGADVVFGSAQRFGVPMGYGGPHAAFFACRDEFKRSMPGRIIGVSRDAAGNTALRMAMQTREQHIRREKANSNICTSQVLLANIASLYAVYHGPQGLQRIAGRIHRLTDILAAGLQQAGLTLRHKTWFDTLTVEVKDKAAVLERALSFGINLRTDIHGAVGITLDEATSREDVQTLFALLAGDDHGLDIDALDAAVSKNSQSIPAAMLRKDPILTHPVFNRYHSETEMMRYMHRLERKDLALNQAMIPLGSCTMKLNAAAEMIPITWPEFSELHPFCPPEQAAGYQQMIGQLSQWLVQLTGYDAVCMQPNSGAQGEYAGLLAIRRYHESRNEAGRHICLIPSSAHGTNPASAQMAGMSVVVVACDKNGNIDLHDLRVKAEQAGEELSCIMVTYPSTHGVYEETIREVCQIVHQFGGQVYLDGANMNAQVGITTPGYIGADVSHLNLHKTFCIPHGGGGPGMGPIGVKSHLAPFVPGHSVVQIDGVTTQQGAVSAAPFGSASILPISWMYIRMMGAEGLKQASQVAILNANYIATRLKDAYPVLYTGRDHRVAHECILDIRPLKEETGISEMDIAKRLIDYGFHAPTMSFPVAGTLMVEPTESESKVELDRFIDAMLAIRGEIDRVAKGEWPLEDNPLVNAPHVQAELVSDWQHAYSRELAVFPIAGVRENKYWPSVKRLDDVYGDRNLFCSCVPMSDYE
- a CDS encoding autotransporter outer membrane beta-barrel domain-containing protein, whose protein sequence is MKRLAIAIIAALPLCSAQAVESYEVRNNSGQTVFKLNFYGPADDSYFNEEGVPQHASWALDDAQKAQVISAAQRWADIIKPAPGRLPGVINIGTYDDEGAGALSPDVSDAEFSLTQLQAVLQGQDAGELDNGAHAVVRIGKMDFTPGQASPALIPTDHRTDLEVTLFHEIAHALGISATAGVTDGVTQFGPTFGSWSSHLFDDNGNPAQPGQAILCNKCEGPDDPSAFDVRKDRGYFAGSHVKEVLDGAMPGVPVRILDVLGDLDDDYMSHIELDRSLMSHQNYRNYTTMMETELALLQDMGYDIDRRNFFGRSIYGSGLEVINHQGYFARNAAGTAYLDGQANTAARGVGLHIYGSNNRVEQRADIMADGVAAAGIRIDGAGNTLSIAPGVRVQANGDYGTGLLVAYGDSHNILQRGSLEANGKEGVAARLDFGNNLLGNETEYRGSYIWQWAGVDLSQYRAAPLVSNFDITGSLKGAKAAIYQSVNALAGAINVMRGADIQGDIISDYAQRDGNNQARLTRLTFGLQPDAQGQVTAVADNGFDFTYNGNIRGKENLALVAEGGKTTLNGNHQVYSVDIQPGAQLAGNSRYALSDAGLFTNNGLLTAGGPFGQLSIDGNYSQGPQGHLQLMFDGQGQGDRVQISGKSSLSGTLTLMPVKGWYASGWQMNSASLLRLGQVSGEFEQLGVQTASPTLSFHVTPLAAGQYQISASRGVSAYSQYAQNANERNVGLALARAAATAGNDLRPLLTALDFSSPEGRQVNSALAQLEPSAYNSLIQTSFDRERQLTRALTAPERNLTLAPTSDEQDWISFALPYGGGNWQNNTGTIAGYNASRYGVLFGAEKRNWLVPGLTTGFHAAVGGQTVNAKSADRARTHSTSFDVGLQFNYAQDAMVGPFAYGLGRLGAEENQMKRQFDVAGISGTRKSDWTAWNGSLTLGGGYHFALTEAFSLGPVAALDYTATTHRTIQESGLGNAPSLQIKGRYADSLQSTLGVEALYRQPLQGSQALSATLRLGWQHELLNNKLSQRAQFVGYNASAFDSESTLAGRDALAAQAGVQYQLNQAVSLGAGVSSELLRKGSHSLEGNVAVTWRF
- a CDS encoding GNAT family N-acetyltransferase, which gives rise to MTVPILLQQHQLDALWQIDRSEIIDTLYRLQDGELRPYADYYDVRGWDPHDRETYTPIHEQCFARGGSFFALSDQDKIVAAAVVDTLPRGPQQDLLQLLFFYVGAAQRGKGLGKILFNHCLQQAAKEGALGLYVSSIPNKNTVDFYLSQGCRLIDQPDDELFAREPEDIHLVCYCR